Within Paeniglutamicibacter kerguelensis, the genomic segment GATGCCCCCGACCTGACCAGCGTGGTCTTCGGTGTCATCGAACTGGACAAGGAGAAGTTCAAGGATTCCAAGTCAATCACCGTGGTCAACAAGTCCTCCAAGACCCAGACCTACAACGTGAAGTACGTTCCTTCCACCGAGATCCCGGGTGCCACCTACTCGTTGAGCGACCGAAGCGTGACGCTCAGGGCGGGCAAGAGCACCAAGATCAAGGTCACCCTGGAAATCGACACCACGAAGTTCGCGAAGACCATGGACCCGACCATGGACCGCACCCAGCTGGGCCTGCCGCGCGCCTGGGTCAGCGACGTTTCCGGCCGTGTGGAGCTAAGCGGTTCCAAGGTACCGACCTTGCGCGTTCCGGTTCATGCGGCGCCCAAGCCGGTCTCCGACATGGAGGTCGATGACGAGATCGAGTTCAAGAAGGGCGCCACCACCGCCAAGGTGGAACTCGAGGGCGACGACATCCGTGCGGGCCAGGGTGACACCCAGGTCGTTTCGTTGGTCTCCGCCTTCGAATTCGGGGCTTCATCCCCGCGCCAGGGCAAGACGCTTGACTCGACCCCGGGTGCCCGGGAAATGGACCTGCAGTACGTCGGAGCGGCTTCCACCGCCCCGACCACCGGTGCCGCAAAAGGATTGTTGAACTTCGGCGTCAGCACCTGGGGCAACTGGGCGCACCTTGCCGGCGGCACCGAGATCGACATCGAAATCGACACCAACGGCGACGGTGTGGCCGACTTCCTGACGTTCAACACCACCGCCGAGGGCCTGGACCTTGACGTCGTTGCGACGTACGACATGCGCACACTCAAGCAGGTCGACATGCAGTTCTTCAACGGCCTGCCCGGAAGCGTCGACAGCAACACGTTCGACACCAACACCGCAACCTTCCCGGTATCGCTTGCGGCACTGGGGCTGAAGGGCACCAGCGCACCGATCAAGTACCGCGTGCTCACGTACTCGCAGTACAACACCGACGAGACCGGCCAGAACGTGCCGGTGGACGGGACCAAATGGATCGGCTTCGACGCCATTGCCCCGGCCCTGTCCTTCGCCGGAGAAGGCACCGTGTTCGCGGACCTGGACAACACCAAGTTGACCGCACAGCTGAAGGCCGGCACCAAGGAGGCCCAGGCACTGTTCCTGCACCTCCACAATGCCACCGGTGACCTGAGCGGCAAGAACAAGAACGCCACGGGAGACCGTGCCGAGGTTGTGAAGGTGGAAATCAGCAACAAGAAGTAGGTCCCCCGGGACCTGTCCATGCCGGGCTGCAGCCCGGAGGCAACCTGAATGCGGCGCGGCCGGATTCGCGGCGGAGTGGTTTTCCGTGGCGGAACCAGCCGCGCCGTTCGCGTGTCCCGGGACGGTATCCGGAAGCCGCGGCGCACCCGTAGGCTGGGGCACATGGAAGAATCACGCGTGCTGGAGGATCTTCTCGCCCTGCTGCCCAGCGGGTCGGTTGCCGCCTACCGCGGCCCCGAGGAACCGTTCGGGAACATCAGCCACAGCGGGTCCACCGAGCCGCTTCCGGTGTACAGCGTGACAAAGATGTTCATCTCCGCGGGCGTCCTGCGGGCCATGGATGCCGGGGTCCTGAAACTTTCCGATTCGTTGGCCTCGCGCCTTGAGGGGGCGCCTGCCGGGTGCACCGTCCGCGAGGTCCTGCACCACACCGCGGGGCTGGGCAACTACACGGCCGAGCCCGAGTATGTCCGGGCCGTCGCGGCGCGGCCGGGCGAACCCTGGGGGCTGGACCTGATCGCTGAAGCCAGTGCACCCGGGACCCGGGGCCGCTTCGAGTACAGCAATACCGGGTTCTGGTATTTGGGTGCCATGCTGGAGCAGGTCTCGGGCATGGCCCTGGGCCAGTACCTGCACCGGGAGGTGTTCGAACCGGCAAACATGATGGACACGCGATATCCGGAACTTGAAACCTCGATCACACCCAGCGGCTATTCCACGTTGTGGGCGGGTCCCGCGGGGGCCGCATTCTCCACGCCCACCGACCTCTTGCGCTTCCAGCAGTTCATGCTCGGTGTCGAATCCTCTTGGTCGCCGCCGTTAAGCGCCGCGGCAACCAAGGAATTCTTCGCGTCGGTTCCGGTGCCGGCCCAGGATCCCTGGCGGGTGCCGCGTTACGGTGCCGGGGTCATGACGGATCCAGCCCTGGGCATCTGGGGGCACGGCGGCTCGGGACCCGGGTATCGCGGTGCGGTGTTCAGCAGCTTCGGCAACCGGGCCGCGGCGGCAATAATCTGTCCGGGCGCCGGTTCGTTCGAGGCTGAGGAAACCCTCGTGCGTTTGCTGGGTCGGGAGGGGAAGCGCATCCTGAAGTTCGCTCCGGACTACGGAATGACGTGGCCCTTCTGCGGCGAGAACGTGGTGTTGGAACTCGAGCCCTGTGAGCTGGGGATCAGCGACGAGTTGACCCGGAGGATCCGTGCCTGGATGGATGACTGGGACAAGAATTACCACCACGAACGCGGGTGGGTGGATGAACAAACGCGTATTGCCTCACGCGTCGAACGGCTCAGCATCCAGGACGCCCTCCGGGCCGAGGCGGGCGGCTACCTGGATGTTGTCGACGATGTCTTTTTCGACTAGCCGGCTTTCTTGGTTTCCAGAACTATCAGTGCCGCCTGGTCGATTAGCCTGGCGAATTCAGGGTCCTTCGAGGCCTTCTTGACCAAGGCGTCGGCCATTGTCGCGGTCTTTCCGGAATCCACGCACAGCAACATGGTTCCTCCCGCTTCAAAGAAGCGCAGTGCCCGGTCGCCCAGTCCCCAGGGCGAAAGCTGGTTTGCCTCGCACACGTCGTCGGACACGATGATGCCCTCGAACCCCAGGTCACTTCGAAGCATGTCCCTCATGATGGTTCCGGAAAACGGTGCGATGTTCTCGGCATCGATTTTGGAATAGTACGCGTTCGAGACCATGACCCACTGGTTCCCTGCCTCGATTGCGTCCCGGAACGGCTGCAGGTAGTCATCGTTGCGCGTCGTATTCGTGTCGGTCACATCGGATGCGACATCGGTGTTTTTCGTGACTCTTCCCAGTCCAGGGAAGTGCTTGACGACCGGTTCCACGCCGGCCGCCAGCATGCCTTCGGAGAACGCCATGGATGAGGTTGAAACCGCTTGCGGGGTGAACCCGAATTGCCTGCCGAAATGTCCGATGGGAGCATTCGAGGGGGCGAATGCTGCGCTCGGCACCGTGTCGGCGACCGGCGCCAGGTTGACGTTGATCCCCGCGCCGGCCAATTCATTGCCCCACGTGGTTGCCTTGGCCTTCAACTCAGCCGGGTCCCAGGTTCCTTGGACCTTGGCCGAGGGCATTGATTCAAACCCACTGCCCTTAAGAACCTGGACAAGTCCGCCTTCTTGGTCCGTGGCAACGTACGGGCTAACTTCCGCAGCTTGGGACTTGGCAATTGTCTTTTTCACGCGGTCGACGGCGGTCTTGGTGGCCTCGAGCCCCTCGGTGCTCCGACCTTTCAGGAAGACGTTTCCGAGGGAGTGTTCTGCGATGTTTTCTCGGTCTTGCGCGCTGCTTCCGGTGGCGGGAAACCCCGTCATCAAGACCTGGCCGACTTTTTCCTCGAGGTTCATCCGTGCCAACAGCGCCTGCGCGTTGCTGGGCTCCTTCGTTTCTCCGGTGCCGGAATCCGACGCGGATTCACTGGCTCCTGTTGATGCGGGAGGCTGGCTTCCTGGCCCGGGAACTTGGGTTTGTCCGGGCGTCGAAGCCGGGCTCGAAACCTCCTGCGAGGCCGGACTGGAACTGCAACCCGATATCAAGAGACACGGGATGGCCAACCACAGCATCACTCCGTGTTTTTTTGAAACCGCCTTGCTCATTCTCATCACTGCCCGTCTTCCGCCTGCATCCGTCCTATCCCAGCGTGCCAGATATTTACTTGGGGCATTGCCCCTTGGATCTGGAAAGAAGCCATGAATTCCGCTCAATAGGCGTCGCATTCGAAAAAGTCGGTGAGTGTTCCTAGCCTTGGCACAGCAAGAGCTGAAGGAATGACATCGGTTGCAAATTCCTTGGATTCCTTGGCGATAGGCCTTCGTTCGCCCAGCCTGACTGCCCAGCCGCAGACCCCTGTCATTCCTTTCAGACCCGCTGCGGCCCCCGCTCCTTGGACCATGCCCTCGCATGGCAGCGAGTGGTGCGATTGCGGGGAACATCACGACTTGGACAGGGAAACCGTCTCGTCCTTTGCCGGGGACCTTGTGAATGACCCGAGTGGATGGCACCCGAGGAATTCGTCGACACGGCCATGGACCTACATTGAGATGTGCGAGTTTTTCCTGATGGGCATTCGCGTCTCTGCGGGATCCGTCAACGGCACGTCGGTGCCCAAGTATCACTTCGAATGTGGCCTTGAAATCGTCGCCCATTTCTCAAGGAACAGGCGGGTACCCGGATAAAATCCACCCCGGGTGCGGAACCGCGAAAACTAGGCCCGGACCACGGGCAGTTCGGCCCATTCTGTGGTGAACTTCGGCGAAGAATACTCTCGCTTCATCGACCATTTTGGTTCGACGGCGAGCCCTCCCGAACCCAAGCCAATGGCCTTGTCACCGAATTTTGCCTTGACGGCACCCAGCACATCGCCAACGTGTTTTTCGGAAACCTCGTCTTCGAAAATGCCGAAGGCTTCTTGGCCCGGGTCCGGTTGGAGACCGGAGAGCACGACCCCGCCGCGCACATAGGAAGCACCGGGACGCATGATGTCGCGCATTGCCGCGCTTGCCAGCCGGGTGAGCAGGATGGGATCTTGGGTTGGCCGGGGTAGTTTAAGTGTCACAGAAGGGAACGAGGCCTCGCCCGAGGCGAATCGGCTGGTTCCTGCCGTCACCGTGAGAAGCGTCGCCCACAGCCCGTCGCCCATAAGCCTGGACGCGCCGCGTTGGGCATAAATGGACATGACTTCCTGCATGGCGTCCAAGGTTGTCACCGGGCTCGAAAAGGACCGCGAATACATGATCTGTTGTTTGTCCGCGCGTTCCTCATGGTGGGCGATGCAGGGAGTGCCGTTGAGCTCAAGCACCGTGCGTTGCAAGACCACGGAGAACTTCTTGCGGATCTCCGTGACGTCGGCGCACTTCAAATCGGCGATGGTGGAGATCCCCATGCCGGCCAGCTTGGTGCCAGTTTTTCCGCCCACTCCCCACAGATCCGTAACCGGCACCCTGGACTGGATCCGCTCGATCAGGTCCGGGTCCATGGAATCCATCGAACAAACCCCGTTCAAGTGGGCGTTGTGTTTTGCCACGTGATTGGCGAACTTGGCCAAGGTCTTGGTCGGGGCGACGCCTACGCACACCGGCACACCAACGCTGCGGCCCACTGTGGCCCGGATGCGTGTGGCCAGTTCCCCGAGTTGGTCCGGAGTGCCTTGCACCCCGAGGAAGGACTCATCGATGGAGTAGACCTCTTGCCAGGTGCCGAAACGCGAGAGCACCTCCATGACGCGGGCGCTCATGTCGCCATAGAGTTCGTAGTTGCTGGACCGAGCGACCATGCCGTGGCTGCGCATGAACTGCTTGACCTGGAAAAACGGGGCCCCGGTGGTGATGCCCAGGTCCTTGGCTTCCTGCGAGCGCGCCACCACGCAGCCGTCGTTGTTGGAGAGGACGACAACCGGACGTCCCACGAGTTTGGGGTCGAAGACGCGTTCGCAGGACACGTAGAAGTTGTTGACATCGATCAGGGCGATGCGTTCGTTGCTCATGGTTGTGGCGAACCGGCGCCGGCCGCGGGCTTGAACGGGTTCTTCATCGGGGTGCCTTTGATCGCTTGCGGGTATGCCTCCAGATTAGTTGACCGGCACCATGCTTTAGCGGCCTGATCCGCCGCCGCGGCTCCCCTAGATGTTTTCGGCCACGGGCACGGCGAACTGCGCGTTGTAGAGCTCGAAGTACGCGCCGCGGGCCGCGAGCAGCTCGGTGTGGTTTCCCTGTTCGACGATCTGCCCGGCATCCATCACCAGGATCAGGTCGGCGTCGCGGATCGTCGAGAGCCGGTGGGCGATCACAAAGCTGGTGCGGTCGCTGCGCAACGCCGCCATGGCCTTTTGCACCAGAACCTCCGTGCGGGTGTCGACCGAGCTTGTCGCCTCGTCCAGGATGAGCACACTCGGCTTGGCCAGGAAGGCCCGGGCGATGGTGATCAGCTGCTTCTCGCCGGCGCTCACGTTCTCGGCCGCGTCCGTCAGCACCGTGTCATAACCGTCGGGCAGCGAGCGGACGAACCTGTCCACGTAGGTGGCGGTTGCCGCGTCGATGATCTCCTCCTCAGTGGCATCCGGGCGCCCG encodes:
- a CDS encoding glycoside hydrolase family 3 N-terminal domain-containing protein; translated protein: MNLEEKVGQVLMTGFPATGSSAQDRENIAEHSLGNVFLKGRSTEGLEATKTAVDRVKKTIAKSQAAEVSPYVATDQEGGLVQVLKGSGFESMPSAKVQGTWDPAELKAKATTWGNELAGAGINVNLAPVADTVPSAAFAPSNAPIGHFGRQFGFTPQAVSTSSMAFSEGMLAAGVEPVVKHFPGLGRVTKNTDVASDVTDTNTTRNDDYLQPFRDAIEAGNQWVMVSNAYYSKIDAENIAPFSGTIMRDMLRSDLGFEGIIVSDDVCEANQLSPWGLGDRALRFFEAGGTMLLCVDSGKTATMADALVKKASKDPEFARLIDQAALIVLETKKAG
- a CDS encoding serine hydrolase domain-containing protein, with protein sequence MEESRVLEDLLALLPSGSVAAYRGPEEPFGNISHSGSTEPLPVYSVTKMFISAGVLRAMDAGVLKLSDSLASRLEGAPAGCTVREVLHHTAGLGNYTAEPEYVRAVAARPGEPWGLDLIAEASAPGTRGRFEYSNTGFWYLGAMLEQVSGMALGQYLHREVFEPANMMDTRYPELETSITPSGYSTLWAGPAGAAFSTPTDLLRFQQFMLGVESSWSPPLSAAATKEFFASVPVPAQDPWRVPRYGAGVMTDPALGIWGHGGSGPGYRGAVFSSFGNRAAAAIICPGAGSFEAEETLVRLLGREGKRILKFAPDYGMTWPFCGENVVLELEPCELGISDELTRRIRAWMDDWDKNYHHERGWVDEQTRIASRVERLSIQDALRAEAGGYLDVVDDVFFD
- a CDS encoding Y-family DNA polymerase gives rise to the protein MSNERIALIDVNNFYVSCERVFDPKLVGRPVVVLSNNDGCVVARSQEAKDLGITTGAPFFQVKQFMRSHGMVARSSNYELYGDMSARVMEVLSRFGTWQEVYSIDESFLGVQGTPDQLGELATRIRATVGRSVGVPVCVGVAPTKTLAKFANHVAKHNAHLNGVCSMDSMDPDLIERIQSRVPVTDLWGVGGKTGTKLAGMGISTIADLKCADVTEIRKKFSVVLQRTVLELNGTPCIAHHEERADKQQIMYSRSFSSPVTTLDAMQEVMSIYAQRGASRLMGDGLWATLLTVTAGTSRFASGEASFPSVTLKLPRPTQDPILLTRLASAAMRDIMRPGASYVRGGVVLSGLQPDPGQEAFGIFEDEVSEKHVGDVLGAVKAKFGDKAIGLGSGGLAVEPKWSMKREYSSPKFTTEWAELPVVRA